A portion of the Longimicrobium terrae genome contains these proteins:
- the hemC gene encoding hydroxymethylbilane synthase, whose product MIRIASRGSELALWQSRAVAGSLRAADPSLQVEIEVIRTTGDRIQDVPLAKIGDKGLFTKELDNALLEDQADLAVHSLKDIPTRLPDGLTLAAVTVREDPRDVVLLPPGQAGGLEALEPGARVGTSSLRRVAQLRKRRPDLELVDLRGNLNTRLAKLDRGEYDAIILAAAGVLRLGWRDRISAYLEPPRWLPAVGQGALGIVCRTDRDDIRAALAPLNDPDTAAATTAERALLRALEGGCQIPIGALGLVDEGQVYLAGLVADTDGSRILRVHQVGDVKHAAAVGRAAADELLAKGAGEILASVRARVVLAEPAAP is encoded by the coding sequence GTGATCCGCATCGCCTCACGGGGGAGCGAACTGGCGCTGTGGCAGTCCCGCGCGGTGGCCGGCTCGCTGCGCGCCGCGGATCCGTCGCTCCAGGTGGAGATCGAGGTCATCCGCACCACGGGCGACCGCATTCAGGACGTACCGCTGGCCAAGATCGGCGACAAGGGCCTGTTCACCAAGGAGCTGGACAACGCGCTCCTGGAGGACCAGGCCGACCTCGCGGTCCACTCGCTCAAGGACATTCCCACGCGCCTGCCGGACGGGCTGACGCTCGCGGCCGTCACCGTGCGCGAGGACCCGCGCGACGTCGTCCTGCTGCCTCCCGGCCAGGCTGGCGGGCTGGAGGCGCTGGAGCCCGGCGCGCGCGTGGGGACGAGTTCGCTGCGGCGCGTGGCGCAGTTGCGCAAGCGGCGGCCGGACCTGGAACTGGTGGACCTGCGCGGCAATCTGAACACGCGCCTGGCCAAGCTGGACCGCGGCGAGTACGACGCCATCATCCTGGCCGCGGCCGGCGTGCTGCGGCTGGGGTGGAGGGACCGCATCAGCGCATACCTGGAGCCGCCGCGCTGGCTGCCGGCGGTGGGGCAGGGGGCGCTGGGCATCGTCTGCCGCACGGACCGCGACGACATCCGCGCCGCGCTGGCCCCGCTGAACGACCCGGATACGGCCGCCGCAACCACGGCGGAACGCGCCCTGCTCCGTGCGCTGGAGGGCGGGTGCCAGATTCCCATCGGCGCGCTGGGGCTGGTGGATGAGGGGCAGGTGTACCTCGCCGGCCTCGTCGCTGACACCGACGGATCGCGCATCCTGCGCGTGCACCAGGTGGGCGACGTGAAGCACGCGGCCGCGGTCGGTCGCGCCGCTGCGGACGAACTGCTCGCGAAGGGCGCGGGAGAGATCCTGGCGTCCGTGCGCGCGCGCGTCGTCCTGGCGGAGCCCGCGGCGCCGTAG
- a CDS encoding BTAD domain-containing putative transcriptional regulator: MGSAFELRVLGGAVLLGPHGPVQGRAAHRRRLALLAILAGAQARAVGRERILGYLWPDQPSDAGRHQLSEALYVLRKAVGESVFVTAGDEVGLNPAILGTDVAAFRAAMAGECFRDAVALYRGPFLDGFHVSDAPEFERWAEEVRSSLSDAYGTAVEALAEQCERAADFAGAAGWWRRRAVHDPYSSRIALRLMHALAAGGERGAALKHAAAHGVFLREELGVDPDPEVGEAMHRLAAETAALPRLVARAPAEDEPFVEGEAPAEEEVFAEGEAPARGAEPEAEAGGDAGAAPEEDFSRAGEDGEEHRTAGSGPAPPAAASVGGPLAHTGPASAALVPPTTRGALLARFAGHVGAAALGALLIVGLLRLLPGVPASDASQEALDIRRIAVMPFEASGDPEHQALADAITGSLIDRLSGLGTLRVIPRRGVMPYAGRAVVLDSITRRLRVGTLVTGRLQRSGAVYRVDVQMVDGITGEQLASTQVQVAQTELFALQDAVSAQVERFLRRRLGDQVRLREHRAGTRSASAYALAVRADGFRARARRVALHNDPLDVAAAAALLQTADSLLHRAQQEDRQWVQPRIDRAWVWVELSGLTSGTARVQALQAALGHAAAALDLDGENAAALEVRGTASWRLSTAVSEAPDSLRPNAERDLRAATLRAPELARAWSTLSQLLRMKGALAESEQAAERALEEDAFLEEAPAILDRMFRSTMMLGDYAGAARWCGRGGREFPNDWRFLDCQLLLLREDPGVSPDPARAWALVARLEVLDPPAKARQAGNPYSPIFRRLVAASVSARVGDGERARAELARARRDVGNNRELAVDLKYDEAYVRLVLGERNQALRLLREYLAVRHENREFILRDRLFADIVPGL, translated from the coding sequence ATGGGTTCCGCCTTTGAGTTGAGGGTTCTGGGGGGAGCGGTTCTGCTCGGTCCGCACGGGCCGGTTCAGGGCCGGGCCGCACACCGCAGGCGCCTGGCGCTTCTGGCCATACTGGCGGGGGCCCAGGCGCGCGCGGTGGGGCGCGAACGAATCCTGGGCTATCTGTGGCCGGACCAGCCGTCGGACGCCGGCCGGCACCAGCTTTCCGAAGCGCTGTACGTGCTGCGCAAGGCGGTCGGCGAGAGCGTCTTCGTCACGGCGGGCGACGAGGTGGGGCTCAACCCCGCGATCCTGGGCACCGATGTGGCGGCATTCCGCGCGGCGATGGCCGGGGAGTGCTTCCGTGACGCGGTGGCGTTGTACCGCGGGCCGTTTCTGGACGGATTCCACGTATCCGACGCGCCGGAGTTCGAGCGGTGGGCAGAGGAGGTGCGCTCCTCGCTGTCTGACGCGTACGGCACCGCCGTGGAGGCGCTGGCTGAGCAGTGCGAGCGCGCGGCGGATTTCGCGGGAGCGGCGGGATGGTGGCGGCGGCGTGCCGTTCACGATCCGTACAGTTCGCGGATCGCGCTGCGGCTGATGCATGCGCTGGCGGCGGGTGGGGAACGGGGGGCCGCGCTCAAGCATGCGGCGGCCCACGGGGTATTTCTGCGCGAGGAACTCGGCGTGGATCCCGACCCCGAGGTGGGCGAGGCGATGCACCGGCTGGCGGCGGAAACCGCGGCGCTCCCCCGCCTGGTGGCTCGCGCACCGGCGGAGGATGAACCGTTCGTGGAGGGGGAAGCACCCGCCGAGGAGGAAGTTTTCGCGGAAGGGGAAGCTCCGGCGCGCGGGGCGGAGCCGGAAGCGGAGGCCGGCGGGGATGCGGGTGCGGCTCCGGAGGAGGATTTCTCCCGCGCCGGGGAGGACGGGGAGGAGCATCGTACGGCTGGCTCCGGACCGGCGCCGCCTGCCGCCGCCTCAGTTGGAGGGCCACTGGCGCACACCGGTCCCGCCTCCGCGGCCCTCGTTCCGCCCACTACTCGTGGTGCGCTGTTGGCGCGGTTTGCCGGCCACGTGGGAGCGGCGGCCCTGGGTGCGCTGCTGATCGTGGGTCTGCTGAGGCTGCTTCCCGGAGTGCCGGCTTCCGATGCGTCCCAGGAGGCGCTGGACATCCGGCGGATCGCCGTCATGCCCTTTGAGGCCTCGGGTGATCCTGAACACCAGGCGCTGGCGGACGCGATCACCGGATCGCTGATCGACCGGCTGAGCGGACTGGGCACCCTGCGCGTGATCCCCCGCAGAGGCGTCATGCCGTATGCCGGCCGGGCCGTGGTGCTGGACAGCATCACCCGGCGGCTGCGGGTGGGAACGCTGGTCACCGGGCGCCTGCAGCGGTCCGGAGCCGTCTACCGCGTGGACGTGCAGATGGTGGACGGCATCACGGGGGAGCAGCTGGCGAGCACGCAGGTGCAGGTGGCGCAAACGGAATTGTTCGCGCTGCAGGACGCGGTTTCCGCTCAGGTGGAGCGGTTTCTCCGCCGGCGTCTTGGCGATCAGGTGCGGTTGAGGGAGCACCGCGCGGGCACGCGCAGCGCGTCCGCCTACGCGCTGGCGGTGAGAGCGGACGGCTTCCGGGCCCGGGCGCGGAGGGTGGCCCTGCACAACGATCCCTTGGATGTCGCCGCCGCGGCCGCGCTCCTGCAGACCGCCGATTCGCTTCTGCACCGTGCGCAGCAGGAGGACCGGCAGTGGGTTCAGCCCCGGATTGACCGTGCGTGGGTGTGGGTGGAACTCTCCGGGCTCACCTCCGGGACCGCGCGGGTGCAGGCGCTGCAGGCCGCGCTGGGGCATGCCGCGGCGGCGCTCGATCTGGACGGGGAGAACGCGGCGGCGCTGGAAGTGCGCGGCACGGCGAGCTGGCGCTTGTCCACCGCGGTCAGCGAGGCGCCGGATTCTCTCAGGCCCAATGCCGAACGCGACCTTCGCGCGGCGACGCTCCGTGCCCCGGAACTCGCGCGCGCCTGGAGCACGCTGAGCCAGCTGCTGCGGATGAAAGGCGCGCTCGCCGAATCGGAACAGGCCGCGGAACGGGCGCTGGAGGAGGATGCGTTTCTGGAGGAGGCGCCCGCCATCCTGGACCGCATGTTCCGCAGTACGATGATGCTGGGCGACTATGCCGGTGCTGCGCGGTGGTGCGGGCGCGGGGGGCGGGAGTTCCCGAACGACTGGCGGTTTCTGGACTGCCAGCTCCTGCTGCTGCGGGAGGACCCCGGCGTTTCCCCGGATCCGGCGCGGGCCTGGGCACTGGTGGCCCGGCTGGAGGTGCTTGATCCCCCCGCCAAGGCGCGGCAGGCCGGTAATCCCTACAGCCCCATCTTCCGGCGGCTGGTGGCGGCGTCGGTGTCCGCGCGCGTCGGAGATGGCGAGCGGGCCCGGGCGGAACTCGCCCGGGCCCGCCGTGATGTGGGAAACAATCGCGAACTGGCGGTGGACCTGAAGTACGACGAGGCCTACGTGCGGCTCGTTCTGGGTGAACGGAACCAGGCGCTGCGGCTCCTGCGCGAATACCTGGCCGTCCGCCACGAGAACCGCGAGTTCATCCTACGAGACCGCCTCTTCGCGGATATTGTCCCGGGGCTCTAG
- a CDS encoding CBS domain-containing protein, whose protein sequence is MRLTEILHEEHIVAPLHARTVREAVTRLAEVLVRTGAVAHPDQMERMFSEARVRDLIHVGDRVLLPHLRTDAVDHLVVAVGIAPQPLAEAPGDVAAAVAQIVVLVLAPLSAADLYLQTVAALARVLRHDSVVERLVNARTAADVLQIAEMREIVIQPRLTVRDVMTQRVYRTSPDAPVQEVLDLIAEHKLRAVPVVGEGREVLGMVTDRDLLRYFLPGVQRPADATVVAWQETRVRDVMSRSVICVSEDQALAEVTGMLVSKDIERLPVVHEGQLTGFLTRGDILRKVFGFAASPVESSSDEG, encoded by the coding sequence GTGCGGCTCACGGAGATTCTCCATGAGGAGCACATCGTGGCCCCGCTTCACGCCCGCACCGTCCGCGAGGCCGTAACGCGCCTGGCGGAGGTGCTGGTGCGCACCGGCGCCGTGGCGCATCCGGACCAGATGGAGCGGATGTTCAGCGAGGCGCGGGTGCGCGACCTGATCCACGTGGGCGACCGCGTTCTGCTTCCGCACCTGCGGACGGACGCGGTCGATCACCTGGTCGTCGCCGTGGGCATCGCGCCGCAGCCGCTGGCCGAGGCGCCGGGCGATGTGGCCGCTGCGGTGGCGCAGATCGTCGTCCTGGTGCTGGCCCCGCTGAGCGCGGCGGACCTGTACCTGCAGACGGTGGCGGCGCTCGCGCGGGTGCTGCGGCACGACAGCGTGGTGGAGCGGCTCGTAAACGCGCGCACCGCGGCGGACGTGCTGCAGATCGCGGAGATGCGCGAAATCGTCATTCAGCCGCGGCTTACCGTGCGCGACGTGATGACGCAGCGCGTGTACCGCACCTCGCCCGACGCGCCGGTGCAGGAGGTGCTGGACCTGATCGCCGAGCACAAGCTGCGCGCGGTTCCGGTGGTGGGCGAGGGCCGCGAGGTGCTGGGGATGGTGACCGACCGCGACCTGCTGCGCTACTTTCTTCCCGGCGTGCAGCGCCCGGCGGACGCCACCGTGGTGGCATGGCAGGAAACGCGGGTGCGCGACGTGATGTCGCGCTCCGTGATCTGCGTCTCCGAGGACCAGGCCCTGGCCGAGGTCACGGGGATGCTGGTAAGCAAGGACATCGAGCGGCTGCCCGTGGTGCACGAGGGGCAGCTGACCGGATTTCTGACCCGCGGCGACATCCTGCGCAAGGTGTTCGGGTTCGCCGCGTCTCCCGTTGAATCATCATCTGACGAAGGATAG
- a CDS encoding acyl-CoA thioesterase has translation MHPAAHTSTLEFRARYAETDQMGVVYHANYLVWCEMGRTDLIRHLWKPYSVIEKEGVMLAVTDVSMRYHASARYEDLIRVTTSVEQVRSRAISFTYLIERVEEDGTTTRLCSARTGLTALDRASSAPRKLPQDLLDAFRAATEPNA, from the coding sequence ATGCACCCGGCTGCACACACGTCCACCCTGGAGTTCCGCGCGCGGTACGCCGAAACGGACCAGATGGGCGTCGTCTATCACGCCAACTACCTGGTGTGGTGCGAGATGGGCCGCACGGACCTGATCCGCCATCTCTGGAAGCCGTACTCCGTCATCGAAAAAGAAGGCGTGATGCTGGCCGTCACCGACGTGTCCATGCGCTATCACGCCTCCGCGCGCTACGAGGACCTGATCCGCGTGACGACCTCGGTGGAGCAGGTGCGGTCGCGCGCCATCAGCTTCACCTACCTGATCGAGCGGGTGGAGGAGGACGGCACCACGACGCGCCTCTGCTCCGCCCGCACCGGCCTGACCGCCCTGGACCGCGCCAGCAGCGCCCCGCGCAAGCTGCCCCAGGACCTGCTGGACGCCTTTCGCGCCGCCACGGAGCCCAACGCATGA
- the rph gene encoding ribonuclease PH gives MAESTTRNDGRSPGALRPITLERGASLYAEGSCLISAGRTRVLCTASVEQGVPGWRKGKGEGWVTAEYAMLPRATGSRNRRERGQVGGRTQEIQRLIGRSLRACVDMAALGEWTITIDCDVLQADGGTRTASITGGAVALHDACAWVAEKTGAPSAFRHYVAAISGGLVGGELLLDLDYSEDVRAEVDLNVVARENGGLIEVQGTGEHGDFTPEQLSRLVGTAADAIRQLNAMQRAAAG, from the coding sequence GTGGCGGAAAGCACCACGCGCAACGACGGCCGTTCGCCCGGCGCGCTGCGGCCGATCACGCTGGAACGCGGAGCCTCGCTGTACGCCGAGGGCTCGTGCCTCATCAGCGCCGGCCGCACCCGCGTGCTGTGCACGGCGTCGGTGGAGCAGGGCGTTCCCGGCTGGCGCAAAGGCAAGGGCGAGGGCTGGGTGACGGCGGAATACGCCATGCTCCCCCGCGCCACCGGCTCGCGCAACCGCCGCGAGCGCGGACAGGTGGGCGGGCGCACGCAGGAGATCCAGCGCCTGATCGGCCGCTCGCTGCGCGCCTGCGTGGACATGGCCGCCCTCGGCGAGTGGACCATCACCATCGACTGCGACGTCCTGCAGGCGGACGGCGGCACGCGCACCGCTTCCATCACCGGCGGCGCCGTGGCCCTGCACGACGCCTGCGCATGGGTGGCGGAAAAGACGGGTGCGCCCAGCGCATTCCGCCACTACGTCGCGGCCATCAGCGGTGGCTTGGTCGGCGGCGAACTGCTGCTGGACCTGGATTACTCCGAGGATGTGCGCGCCGAGGTGGACCTGAACGTGGTCGCGCGCGAGAACGGCGGACTGATCGAGGTGCAGGGAACCGGCGAGCACGGCGACTTTACGCCGGAACAGCTGTCACGGCTGGTCGGCACGGCGGCGGACGCGATCCGCCAGCTGAACGCCATGCAGCGCGCCGCGGCCGGCTGA
- the rdgB gene encoding RdgB/HAM1 family non-canonical purine NTP pyrophosphatase, translating into MRLVVATRNAGKVRELHRLLAAVPGLDIVGLAELGIPESPEEDALEVFDTFEENALAKARYFARMTGEAALADDSGICVDALNGAPGVRSRRFAPVDDVRGELQDDANNRHLLHLLADVDDPRRTARYVCAAAVAWPDGREMVRTGACEGVVLRAARGEGGFGYDPLFHLPEEGMTFGELPASRKDEISHRGIAVRAIAAALDGRT; encoded by the coding sequence ATGCGCCTCGTGGTCGCCACCCGCAACGCGGGCAAGGTGCGCGAGCTGCACCGGCTGCTGGCCGCCGTCCCCGGGCTGGACATCGTCGGCCTGGCCGAACTCGGCATTCCCGAGTCCCCGGAGGAGGACGCGCTGGAGGTCTTTGACACGTTCGAGGAGAACGCGCTGGCCAAGGCGCGGTACTTTGCGCGGATGACGGGCGAGGCCGCGCTCGCGGACGATTCCGGTATCTGCGTGGATGCGCTCAACGGCGCGCCCGGCGTCCGCTCCCGCCGCTTTGCCCCGGTGGATGACGTGCGCGGCGAGCTGCAGGACGACGCCAACAACCGCCATCTCCTGCACCTGCTTGCGGATGTGGATGATCCGCGGCGGACGGCACGGTACGTGTGCGCCGCCGCCGTGGCGTGGCCGGACGGGCGCGAGATGGTGCGCACCGGTGCGTGCGAAGGCGTGGTCCTGCGCGCGGCGCGCGGGGAGGGCGGCTTTGGATACGATCCGCTCTTCCATCTGCCGGAGGAGGGGATGACCTTTGGCGAGCTGCCCGCGTCGCGAAAGGATGAGATCAGCCATCGGGGGATCGCGGTGCGCGCCATCGCGGCGGCGCTGGACGGGCGTACCTGA
- the lptE gene encoding LPS assembly lipoprotein LptE — MSLAFLKKRGARRARNASALLALAVLLGGCLYSFTGGGLPSHIRRVYIEPFENGTPFPGMESELLRQLQERFPGNLGVRLSSQQTADAIVRGRLIRAEEQTTNYDPRSAGGRVNALERQVQVSFDAEIYDVREDRLLWKGNGITALGTFDPGRESVDVGRRKALVEVVQKMIDGAQSQW; from the coding sequence ATGTCGCTGGCTTTCCTGAAGAAACGTGGAGCCCGCCGGGCACGTAACGCCTCGGCGCTCCTGGCGCTGGCCGTCCTGCTGGGCGGCTGCCTGTACAGCTTTACCGGCGGCGGCCTGCCGTCGCACATCCGGCGCGTGTACATCGAGCCGTTCGAGAACGGAACGCCGTTTCCGGGGATGGAGTCCGAGCTGCTGCGGCAGCTTCAGGAGCGCTTTCCCGGCAACCTGGGCGTGCGCCTGAGCTCGCAGCAGACGGCGGACGCCATCGTCCGAGGCCGGCTGATCCGCGCGGAAGAGCAGACCACCAACTACGATCCGCGCAGCGCCGGCGGCCGGGTGAACGCGCTGGAGCGTCAGGTGCAGGTGAGCTTTGACGCGGAGATCTACGACGTCCGCGAAGACCGGCTGCTGTGGAAGGGCAACGGCATCACCGCGCTGGGCACCTTTGATCCGGGGCGTGAAAGCGTGGACGTGGGCCGCCGCAAGGCGCTGGTGGAAGTGGTGCAGAAGATGATTGACGGAGCGCAGTCGCAGTGGTGA
- a CDS encoding DUF4257 domain-containing protein, whose protein sequence is MPRILPLPPWLRPLLAAPGLLAAYAPLAAQLQPAVPAVPAEFPAPLWLALLVAGVSGAVGAFAADLVTDGGRIEQWRRDEAGWSLGFVGKMIVGLVAAIVFLTLNPPGNAWMALVGTALAAGLGGEAILLAIVASRRAQAAESEASHQRGAVLETLDSWAENIRTFESVALAAATARTGAPASGKMIAGAAASDQDDPADRTSALAVISAYADHAVAEVRRRTPARPGEASTIPPGDG, encoded by the coding sequence ATGCCCCGCATTCTCCCCCTCCCCCCGTGGCTCCGGCCCCTGCTGGCCGCGCCCGGGCTGCTGGCCGCGTACGCACCCCTGGCCGCGCAACTTCAGCCAGCCGTACCCGCGGTTCCCGCGGAGTTCCCCGCCCCGCTCTGGCTGGCCCTGCTGGTGGCCGGGGTCTCCGGGGCCGTGGGCGCCTTTGCCGCCGACCTGGTTACGGACGGCGGACGCATTGAGCAGTGGCGCCGCGACGAGGCGGGATGGAGCCTCGGCTTCGTGGGAAAGATGATCGTGGGGCTCGTGGCCGCGATCGTCTTTCTTACCCTGAACCCGCCGGGGAACGCGTGGATGGCGCTGGTAGGCACCGCCCTCGCCGCCGGACTGGGCGGCGAGGCCATCCTTCTGGCCATCGTGGCGTCCCGGCGCGCGCAGGCCGCCGAATCCGAGGCGAGCCATCAGCGCGGGGCGGTGCTTGAAACGCTCGATTCCTGGGCGGAAAACATTCGAACCTTTGAATCGGTCGCGCTCGCGGCGGCGACGGCGCGGACCGGAGCTCCCGCGAGCGGAAAGATGATCGCCGGGGCCGCCGCCTCGGACCAGGACGATCCAGCCGACCGGACCTCCGCGCTGGCCGTCATCAGCGCCTACGCGGACCACGCGGTCGCGGAGGTCCGCAGGCGTACACCGGCCCGGCCCGGCGAGGCATCCACCATCCCGCCCGGCGACGGGTGA
- the ndk gene encoding nucleoside-diphosphate kinase: MARTFAMIKPDAVQSGHAGKIIAHIQQAGFTILGMKLTQISLAQAQKFYEVHKERGFYGELVEFMSSGPSVVLALQADNAVGLWRETIGATDPAEAAEGTIRKLYAENKGRNAVHGSDSDENADIEIAFFFAGTELVGG; encoded by the coding sequence ATGGCTCGCACGTTCGCCATGATCAAGCCCGACGCCGTGCAGAGCGGCCACGCCGGCAAGATCATCGCCCACATCCAGCAGGCCGGCTTCACGATCCTGGGCATGAAGCTCACCCAGATCAGCCTGGCGCAGGCGCAGAAGTTCTACGAGGTGCACAAGGAGCGCGGCTTCTACGGCGAGCTCGTGGAGTTCATGTCCAGCGGCCCGTCCGTGGTGCTGGCCCTGCAGGCCGACAACGCGGTCGGTCTGTGGCGTGAGACGATTGGCGCCACCGATCCGGCCGAGGCCGCCGAGGGCACCATCCGCAAGCTGTACGCGGAGAACAAGGGCCGCAACGCGGTGCACGGCTCCGACAGCGACGAGAACGCGGACATCGAGATCGCGTTCTTCTTTGCCGGCACCGAGCTGGTGGGCGGCTGA
- a CDS encoding peptidylprolyl isomerase — protein MSRRPEFLLALPVTAAALLSACAPAMSAGAGTGPVDASTLIRLEDRREYDSTALATAAGAPSAALRRRAALAAGNLRDKRAIPMLGRMLADEDTSVAATAAFALGQIADSAAVPLLAPYAASSRIAAAPSVVGEAAYALGKIRHPAARAALERLLTEAAIDGTGTAEAVGPALLAVWRQGRPTPVPAVARWMTARDPELRWRAAYALARRPEPATAAALSPAAADADALVRSFAARALTGPMADSAGVGRDRALQMLIALAGADSSMPVRVNALRTLGTYPGERTLTFLSDRANAARDPYDVIAALEGLQRMGADARSAAPLLSSIIRDPARNVFIRQTAAAALADIDGPAAIAAVTAIETSPEWRLRAAAARVHAQVSPASRQRLSAWIDDPDGRVAAAALEQAVGALGDTVTEIRPVLIAALDTRDVIARTNALMGLAKLADPATLPLVLDAYDRAQRDEMDDAALAAVDAIGAIAKKDATARTQFFSRFGRSADYLVRQRAQTAFGDSVPAAWGAPLPVETGRRASDYVRAARDMTAAPRRAIITTDRGEIEVELYQREAPLTVRSFLTLAARGYFDGQEWPRVVPNFVIQGGDPRGDTSGGPGYAIRDEINRHVYGRGTLGMALSGPDTGGSQWFITHSPQPHLDGTYTVFGQVVRGLEVVDRILPGDRIIRIREVR, from the coding sequence ATGAGCCGCCGCCCCGAGTTTCTGCTCGCCCTTCCCGTCACCGCCGCGGCGCTGCTTTCCGCCTGCGCGCCCGCCATGAGCGCGGGCGCCGGCACGGGACCCGTCGACGCGTCCACGCTCATCCGCCTGGAAGACCGGCGCGAGTACGATTCCACCGCGCTCGCCACGGCCGCGGGGGCTCCCTCCGCCGCGCTGCGCCGCCGCGCCGCCCTGGCCGCCGGCAACCTGCGGGACAAACGCGCCATTCCCATGCTGGGCCGCATGCTGGCGGACGAGGACACCAGCGTCGCAGCGACGGCCGCGTTCGCGCTCGGCCAGATCGCCGACAGCGCCGCCGTCCCGCTTCTCGCTCCGTACGCCGCCAGCAGCCGCATCGCCGCCGCGCCGTCCGTCGTGGGCGAGGCGGCGTACGCGCTCGGCAAGATCCGCCATCCCGCCGCGCGCGCCGCGCTGGAGCGTCTTCTCACCGAAGCCGCTATCGACGGCACCGGCACCGCGGAGGCCGTCGGTCCCGCGCTGCTGGCGGTGTGGCGCCAGGGCCGGCCCACGCCCGTTCCCGCCGTCGCCCGATGGATGACGGCGCGCGACCCCGAACTCCGCTGGCGCGCGGCGTACGCGCTGGCCCGCCGACCGGAACCCGCCACGGCCGCGGCGCTCTCCCCCGCCGCCGCGGATGCCGACGCGCTGGTGCGCTCCTTCGCCGCCCGTGCGCTCACCGGGCCGATGGCGGACTCCGCCGGCGTGGGCCGCGACCGCGCGCTGCAGATGCTGATCGCCCTCGCCGGGGCGGACAGCAGCATGCCCGTGCGCGTGAACGCACTCCGCACCCTTGGCACGTACCCGGGCGAGCGCACGCTCACCTTTCTGTCCGACCGGGCCAACGCCGCGCGCGATCCGTACGACGTGATCGCCGCGCTGGAGGGATTGCAGCGCATGGGAGCCGACGCACGTTCCGCGGCGCCGCTGCTGTCGTCCATCATCCGCGATCCGGCGCGCAACGTCTTCATCCGCCAGACCGCGGCCGCCGCGCTGGCGGACATCGACGGGCCCGCCGCGATCGCGGCCGTAACGGCGATCGAGACCTCGCCGGAGTGGAGGCTGCGCGCCGCGGCCGCCCGCGTGCACGCGCAGGTGAGTCCCGCGTCGCGCCAGCGGCTGTCGGCGTGGATCGACGATCCCGACGGGCGCGTGGCCGCCGCGGCGCTGGAGCAGGCCGTCGGCGCGCTCGGAGACACGGTGACGGAGATCCGCCCCGTGCTGATCGCCGCGCTGGACACGCGCGACGTCATCGCCCGCACCAACGCGCTCATGGGACTGGCCAAGCTCGCCGATCCCGCGACGCTCCCCCTGGTCCTGGACGCGTACGACCGCGCGCAGCGGGATGAGATGGACGACGCCGCGCTCGCCGCAGTGGACGCGATCGGCGCCATCGCCAAGAAGGACGCGACGGCCCGCACCCAGTTCTTTTCCCGCTTCGGCCGCTCCGCGGACTACCTGGTGCGCCAGCGCGCGCAGACCGCGTTCGGCGATTCCGTCCCCGCCGCGTGGGGCGCGCCGCTCCCGGTGGAGACGGGCCGCCGCGCGTCCGACTACGTCCGCGCCGCGCGCGACATGACCGCCGCGCCCCGCCGCGCGATCATCACCACGGATCGCGGCGAGATCGAGGTGGAGCTGTACCAGCGGGAAGCGCCGCTCACCGTCCGCAGCTTCCTGACGCTGGCCGCGCGCGGCTACTTCGACGGGCAGGAGTGGCCGCGCGTGGTGCCGAATTTCGTCATTCAGGGCGGCGATCCGCGCGGGGACACTTCCGGCGGTCCGGGGTATGCCATCCGCGACGAGATCAATCGCCACGTCTACGGCCGTGGCACGCTCGGCATGGCGCTCTCCGGCCCGGACACGGGCGGAAGCCAGTGGTTCATCACCCACTCGCCGCAGCCGCACCTGGACGGCACGTACACCGTGTTCGGGCAGGTGGTGCGCGGGCTGGAGGTGGTGGACCGCATTCTGCCGGGCGATCGCATCATTCGAATCCGGGAGGTCCGTTGA